GCGACCCCGCTCCGTCGCAAGGCGGAAACCCGCGCCTCGAAGAACCGCACAATCTCGTCGAGCGCGTCTTCGGGTCGAAGGTGACCGGTGCGGGTGGCGATGCCATCCCGCTGCGCTGAGTGCATAACCACCAGCCTGCAGTCCGCCTCAGCAATATCGGGATAGAGCGCAGGGTCAGGAAATCCTTGGATATCGTTCAGGTAGCCCACGCCGCGCTTGAGCGCATAGCGCTGGGTTTCCGGTTGGAAGCTGTCGATTGAAACACGGTGCATCTGATCGGACAGGGCGTCTAAGAGCGGCGCAATACGTCTGATCTCATCGGCCGGCGATACAGGCCTCGCGTCCGGATGGCTGGCGGCCGGTCCGACATCCACGACGTCTGATCCGACTCGCAGCATTTCGATCGCCGCGGTGACAGCGCCGGCGGGGTCTAGCCGCCGGCTCTCATCGAAGAAGGAGTCCTCGGTGAGATTCAGAATGCCGAACACCGTCACCATGGCGTCGGCCTCCGCAGCGACTTCCACGATGGGGATCGGGCGAGCAAAAAGGCAGCAATTATGAGCCCCATACCTACAAAGCCCCACGCATCAAGCTTTTGCCCATGAAGCAACCAGGCAATGGCTGTAATTATGACGACGCCGAGTCCCGACCAGACTGCATAAGCAACACCGACAGGGATGGATTTCAGAACCAGAGAAAGAAAATAAAATGCGATGCCATAACCGATTATGACAACGGCGGAAGGGGCAAGCTTAGTAAAGCCCTCGCTAGATTTTAATGCGGATGTTGCGATTACTTCGCCAACTATTGCGATAACAAGAAAAAGCCAGCCTTTCATGATATATCTCCCAATTTGTGTAGGGCTTATTATGCACGCTTAAAAATAATAAAAGCAGACTTGACCTGATAGTTTGGCTGTGAGCAATTATGTGCTTAGTGCATCTAACGCCGGAGTTAAGCCGCCGCGCGTAGCGCGGTCGGCTTGAACGAATTGTTAGACATCATTTACCAACTGACTTGATGATCTCGCCTTTCACAAAGCGAATAAATTCTTCCAAGTGATCTGCGCGTGAGGCCAAGTGATCTTCTTTTTGTCCCAGATAAGCTTGCTTAGCTTCAAGTAAGACGGGCTGATACTGGGCAGGTAGGCGTTTTATTGCCCAGTCGGCAGCGACATCCTTCGGCGCGATTTTGCCGGTTATTGCGCTGTACCAAATGCGGGACAACGTAAGCACTACATTTCGCTCATCGCCGGCCCAGTCGGGCTGCGAGTTCCATAGCTTCAAGGTTTCCCTCAGCGCCTCGAATAGATCCTGTTCAGGAACCGGGTCAAAGAATTCCTCCGCTGCCGGACCTACCAAGGCAACGCTATGTTCTCTTGCTTTTGTAAGCAGGATAGCTAGATCAATGTCGATCATGGCTGGCTCGAAGATACCCGCAAGAATGTCATTGCGCTGCCATTCTCCAAATTGCAGCTCGCGCTTAGCCGGATAACGCCACGGGATGATGTCGTCATGCACGACAAGGGTGACTTCTATAGCGCGGAGCGTCTCGCTCTCGCCAGGGAAAGCCGAAGCCTCCATAAGGTCATTGAGCAATGCTCGCCGCGTCGTTTCATCAAGCTTTACGGCCACAGTAACCAACAAATCAATATCGCTGTATGGCTTCAGGCCGCCATCCACTGCGGAGCCGTACAAATGCACGGCCAGCAACGTTGATTCCAGATGGCGCTCAATGACGCTTAGCACCTCTGATAGTTGGTTCGAAATTTCGATGGTCACCGCTACCCTCATGATGTCTAACGCGCTGATCACCGGCGGTTGAAAACCGTCCGGTGGATTCGCAGGTTATGCTCCCTCATTTTCATTTCCGGTTTCCTATAGGGCAACTAGGCTGTCCTTGCCGGCGCTTGGAACACAGACGATGGCATCAAATGCCTCGCTCAATTTCGTTTTTACAGAGGCGCTTTGAGACCGCATTCGCTTTGCTTCCATGGGGGCATCTGTCAATGTCAGACATGAATTCTCCGTACCACAGGCGTCGATGACATACTGTTCCATACTATCCTCACGGATTGCATCGGCAGGCGTGGTCACAACAGAGAATCCAAGAGGACTGTCGGGCGATGGGAAATGCATTTCCGGCACGGTGGGTCCAAGATGGGTGAATGCAATCGCACGGTAATTCACCCTCTCTGCGAGGTGCTGCCCCATGGGAACAGCCGTAAGCTCGCCTGAAAAGGAGACTGGGGTTTTTTGTAAATGATTGTTGTGCGCCAGCAGAATTATCTTCACATCCGGATTCGCTCGAACCATTCCATCTACTACGCCCGCCATATACGAGTCACGTACGGAAGTATCTCCCTCAAGAGAGGTACCATCGAAGAAAGTTTTCATTATACGCAAGGTTTCCAACGTATACTCTATCGACTCTATTCGATCAGAGGCTTTTCGGAACAAATCGCTGTTGACGTGTTTTTTCAGTACAGGGGCAAGCGACGCCAAGCGGAGCTTCAATCTGGTTACCCCTGAGATAGCTTTCTCCTGCCGAGCCGTTTCTAGCTCCCCCCATTTTGCCGATGAAATAACCGCCGACTGGCCATCAATGGACGCCAACAAGTGAGTCAGCATATCAACGTGCGGTTTCATGAGGTGATCGATGAGCTGGATAATTTCGGCCAATTGCGCTAGGTCGTCCCTTGGGTTCAGGGTGTTGGGTAAGTCGATTCCGACTAACTGCAGTTTTCTTCCTGATTCGCGGAGATATGATTTCAGCCAGATCAGCACTGAGCCATACACAGAAAAGGTCAGGGTATCCGAAAATCGCTCAAGTTCATGAGCACCGGCTGTTGAGTTGAGCCATTCAGATAACCGGGATGCCTGAATCGCCCCACATTCCAAACCAATCGCATTAAAATCATGCCTTTCGACCAAATAGCGGATAAGACTTGCTCTAGCCAGTGAAAACTCCGCGACAAAATGAGCGCCCTCGCCAATGCCGACAATTCGGGCGCCCTCAATTACGGAAGTAAGAATCTCAAACTCATTGAAGTCCAGATTTTGAGGCTGTAAAAGTGTTCTGGTCGTTCTCCACGTCATTATTTTACCTTTGCGTTTATTACTTTAATCGCCATACGTTCGCTTCGCCAACAACCCGGGTCACAGCATAACGAATAGGGTTTATCCCTCGCGCCGCAAGCGCCGTTCGGTGCGCAGGCGCCTGCCGCGAGGGATAAGCCTTGTTGAACTGAACCGCCGCTCAGGCGGTGATACTGGGGATTCTACGCGCGGGTCATCCACATCGGATAGCGCGCGGCAGGGTCGGGTCAGCAACGAGTATCCGACGCCGCTGAGCCGCTCGCGACCATCGCCGTAATGGGCCGCGATCGGGTGCCGGCCGTGCATCCGGCGTGCGGTGTCGGTCGCGTTCAGCAGACGGGGGACGTGCCACGGCCTGCCGGTGCGGACGTTGCATCGGCAAGGGCCGAGACGGGGGAGCGTGAGTGTTCATGGCGGCCCATCCCGACAGCGCGGTGCAGGCGCGGGCGGATCGTACCGGCGAGCCATGACGATCTCGACCGTGTGCCAACGCCCGACCCCACAGTGCGGGCAGCATCGCGGGTCCTCACCGCTCACGCGGGCGAGGAAGTCTGCGGCCGCTTCGATCACCGCCGGCTGCGGTGCCGGCGTCTGGAGTGCCACACGGGCGGCGGCGAGCCGGGCCCGCTTGTGGCCGCAGGCGAGCAGCCCGTAGTGGCGCAGGCGCTTGAAGCCGGCCGGCAGCACGTGGCGCAGGAAGCGTCCGATGAAGGTGTCGGTCGGCAGGCTGACCGTACGTTTGCCACCGGTCTGGTTGTCGCGCACCCGAAGGCGCACCTGGCCCGCATCGCAGCCAAGCAGGCGGTCGTTCGAGAGCGCCACGCGGTGCGTGTAGCGGGCAAGGTAGTCGAGCACCTGGGCGGGTCCGCCGGGCGGCGGCTTGGCGTAGACCACCCAGTCGTGCGCGAGCAGCGCACGACGTCGGGCTTGCCATGCACCCGGCGCAGCGCTCGGATCGTCGGCCAGCTCGCCGCTGCGGTGGGCCGCGTCGAGCCGCGTGAGGAGCTTGCCGCGAAACACCTTCGAGGCGGCCTGGACGGGAAACAGGAAGCGCGTACCGCGCGCCGGTGTGCGCCATCTGCCCTCGGCGTCGAGCCCGCCACAGGTGATCAGGGCGTGCACATGCAGGTGCATGCGCAGGTCCTGGCTCCAGGTGTGGAGCACGAGGCTGAAACCGGGCACGGCGCCCAGCCAGCGCGGGTTGGCGGCGAGCTCGAGCAAGGTGGCCGCCGCACTATCGAACAACGCACCGTAGAGCCAGCGCGGGTGCCGGATCGCCAGTGGATTGAGCGCGTGGGGCAGCGTGAACACCCAGTGTGCGTAGGGCACCGGCAGCACCTCGCGCAGGCGCGCCGCACGCCAGGCCTCCTTGGCCCGCGTCTGGCACTGCGGGCAATGGCGGTTGCGACACGAGCGCCAGACATGGCGCTCGGCGCCGCAGTTTGCGCAACGCTCGCGTACGCCGCCGAGCGCGGCGGTGCGGCAGTCGACGATGGCACGCCAGGCCCGCGCCTGGGTGGGCGACAGCGCATGGCTGCTGCGGTAGCTGCTGCCGTGCGTGCGCAGGATGCCGGCCAGCGTGGGCCGGTCCATGGCCGCTCGGCCTCAGAGCCGGCGCAGCAGATCGAGCGGGCTGTCGTGGGGGATTGAACCCGGACGCGCCAGATGCAGGTAGCGCTGCGTGGTCGACAGGTGGCCGTGGCCCAGGAGCTTCGCGAGCGTGGCAAGATCGACGCCGGCCTCCAGCAGATGGGTGGCGAAGGCGTGGCGTAGCGTGTGGATGCCGCCCGTCTTGGTGATGCCGGCCCGATCGCGGGCACGGTAGTACGCACGTTGCGCACTGCTGACGTCGAATGGCCGGGCGGCGTCGGTGGTGCGAGGGAACAGCCAGTCGCGGGGTTTGCAGATGCGCCAATAGACGCGCAGCGCTTCGAGCAGGCTCGGACTGAGCAGCGTGTAGCGATCCTTGCCACCCTTGCCCGCCACCACCCTGATGCACATGCGATCCGGCGCGCTGTCGATGTCGGCGACGCGCAGCGCGCACACCTCGGACACCCGCAGTCCGGCCGCGTAAGCCGTCATCAACAGCGTGCGCGTGCGCAGATTGGCGGCCGCCTCGAACAGGCGCGCCAGTTCCTCGCGCGAGAGGATCTCCGGCTGACGCTGCGGCGTGTGCGCGTAGGGAATCGTGATGGCCTCGGCCGTGCGGCCCAGCACGATGTCGAAGAAGAACTTCAGGGCGCACACGGCTTGGTTCACGGTGGTGTAGGCCAGGTGCCGCTCGGTGATCCGGTGCAGCAGCCAGGCCTTCACCTGTGCGGCATCGAGGCGGTCGGGACTGCAGTGGTAGTGCGCGGCCAACTGCGCCACCACCGACAGGTAGGCCTGCTGCGTGCGCCGTGCCAATCCGCGCAGCACCATCGCGTCGATCATCTGCTGACGTAAGGGGCTCATGACACTTCTCCTTGAACGCGGGGACATCCCCGGTTTCAAGGTAGGTCGTCGTCGCAGACGTCATGAAAAACGCGGTGGCGCTTGGGTTCGCGGCCACCGCGTCAGCGGTTTAGTTCAACTTTGTTTTAGGGCGACTGCCCTGCTGCGTAACATCGTTGCTGCTCCATAACATCAAACATCGACCCACGGCGTAACGCGCTTGCTGCTTGGATGCCCGAGGCATAGACTGTACAAAAAAACAGTCATAACAAGCCATGAAAACCGCCACTGCGCCGTTACCACCGCTGCGTTCGGTCAAGGTTCTGGACCAGTTGCGTGAGCGCATACGCTACTTGCATTACAGCTTACGAACCGAACAGGCTTATGTCCACTGGGTTCGTGCCTTCATCCGTTTCCACGGTGTGCGTCACCCGGCAACCTTGGGCAGCAGCGAAGTCGAGGCATTTCTGTCCTGGCTGGCGAACGAGCGCAAGGTTTCGGTCTCCACGCATCGTCAGGCATTGGCGGCCTTGCTGTTCTTCTACGGCAAGGTGCTGTGCACGGATCTGCCCTGGCTTCAGGAGATCGGAAGACCTCGGCCGTCGCGGCGCTTGCCGGTGGTGCTGACCCCGGATGAAGTGGTTCGCATCCTCGGTTTTCTGGAAGGCGAGCATCGTTTGTTCGCCCAGCTTCTGTATGGAACGGGCATGCGGATCAGTGAGGGTTTGCAACTGCGGGTCAAGGATCTGGATTTCGATCACGGCACGATCATCGTGCGGGAGGGCAAGGGCTCCAAGGATCGGGCCTTGATGTTACCCGAGAGCTTGGCACCCAGCCTGCGCGAGCAGCTGTCGCGTGCACGGCTCTGTTGCAAAGATTGGCGGCAGTCAGAGGTAGGCTGTCGCTCTGCGCCGATCAGGCGGCTGCTGCGAAATGGTGGTTGAGCATGCCCATGGCCTCCGTCAGCGCCGAGGGCCCAATGCCAAAAGCTCTCTCCACAAGGCGCACCTCGCCCCTGATGCCGGGCTGCAGGCACCAGGGGCGAGCCTGTCCTTTGCGCAGGGCTCGCATGACTTCGAATCCCTTGATCGTGGCATAGGCCGTGGGGATCGATTTGAAACCGCGCACCGGCTTGATCAGTATCTTGAGCTTTCCGTGATCGGCCTCGATCACGTTATTGAGATACTTCACCTGCCGGTGGGCCGTCTCCCGGTCCAGCTTTCCTTCGCGCTTCAATTCGGTGATCGCTGCACCATAGCTCGGCGCTTTGTCGGTATTGAGCGTGGCAGGCTTTTCCCAGTGCTTCAGGCCTCGCAGGGCCTTGCCCAGGAACCGCTTCGCTGCCTTGGCGCTGCGGGTCGGCGACAGGTAGAAATCGATCGTGTCGCCCCGCTTGTCGACTGCCCGGTACAGGTAGGTCCACTTGCCCCGCACCTTGACGTAGGTTTCATCCAGGCGCCAGCTCGGATCAAAGCCACGCCGCCAGAACCAGCGCAGCCGCTTCTCCATCTCCGGGGCGTAGCACTGGACCCAGCGATAGATCGTCGTATGGTCGACCGAAATGCCGCGTTCCGCCAGCATTTCCTCAAGGTCGCGATAGCTGATCGGATAGCGACAATACCAGCGCACCGCCCACAGGATCACATCACCCTGGAAATGGCGCCACTTGAAATCCGTCATCGTTCCGTCCGTCCAATCTCCGCCAAGCATGCTCAAGCTTCACGATTTTTGCAACAGAGCCGTCCAAACAACCCTCACGCCTGGCTCGCCACACTGGCACGCCGTGCGGCGAATTCGGCCTCAACTTCATCGTTCGACCGCCCCAATCCAGCGCGCATCGAAGCCCGGCCGGCTTCGACCTTGCGGCGCAGGAACTCGTCGTACTCGCGCGACTCGCGCTGGCGCTGAACGAACTCGCGCATCAGCTCGCGCAGCACTTGCGACGCCGGGCGATGGGCCGCCTCGGCTTCGGCCATAAACTCGGCGCGCAACTCAGGCTCCAGCTTCATCGTGAAAACGGCTTGTTTTGACATTATCGGGGCCTCCTGCCACTTGATACTAACAAAGTATATACGCCGTCATTACTAAGCGCTATTCACAGAACGCTGCAAGGCGGGCGTGCGCTAGGCCAAGGCCTGTCGGAAAACATTTGTTTTTCGACAGGCCTTCAACGATCCTCTGCACCAACCTCCGAGTGGCCGCAAAATTGTGCGGAAAACTCTGTCGCCAGACGCTACCATACGGAAACCTCGTCTTAATGGTTTTCCGCTTATGTTGGTAGGTTACATGCGCGTGTCGTCGGACTCCGACCGCCAGAGCACGAACTTGCAGCGCGATGCGCTGCTCGCCGTCGGCGTCGATGCGCGGCATCTGTTCGAGGATCATGCTTCCGGCGCGAAGGACGACCGCGCGGGCCTGGCGCGGGCGCTCGAATTCGTTCGCCCTGGCGACGTGTTGGTCGTGTGGAAGCTCGACCGGCTCGGCCGTTCGTTGTCGCACTTGCTCGCCATCGTGACCTCGCTCAAGGAAAAGCAGGTGGCGTTCCGCTCGCTGACGGAGAACCTGGATACCACGACGCCCTCGGGCGAGTTTCTGTTCCAGGTGTTCGGCGCGCTCGCGCAGTACGAACGCGCCTTGATCCAGGAACGTGTCGTCGCCGGTCTGGCTGCCGCCCGCAAACGCGGCCGGATCGGCGGCCGGCCGCAGGCGATCACCGGCGAGAAGCTGGAGGCCATCGTCGCTGCGCTCGATGGCGGCATGTCCAAGGCGGCGGTGTGCCGCAACTTCGGCGTCAAGCGAACCACGCTGATCGAGACCCTGGCACGGGTTGGTTGGACGGGCTCTCGTGGAGCGTCATCGCGATGACGACCAAGAGCGAACGATTGACCGTCCTGTCGGACGCCGAGCAGGAAGCCCTGTACGGCCTGCCGGACTTCGACGACGCCCAGCGGCTGGAATACTTGGCGTTGACTGAAACCGAACTGGCGCTCGCCAGCAGCCGGCCTGGTCTCCATGCACAGGTCTATTGCATCTTGCAGATCGGTTACTTCAAGGCCAAGCATGCCTTCTTCCGCTTCGACTGGAGTGAGGTCGAGCACGATTGCGCCTTCGTGCTGAGCCGCTACTTCCACGGCGAGTCCTTCGAGCACAAGCCAATCTCCAAGCACGAGCACTACACCCAGCGCGAGTGGATTGCCGATCTGTTCGGCTACCGGCCGTGGGCGGCCGAGTTCCTGGCGCAGCTCGCGCAGCAGGCCGCGCAGACCGTGCGGCGCGACGTGATGCCGGGGTTCATCGCCGCCGAGCTGATCGTCTGGCTAAACGAGCACAAGATCATCCGGCCCGGCTATACCACCCTGCAAGAGCTGGTGAGCGAAGCCCTGTCCGCCGAGCGTCGGCGGCTGGCTGGCCTGCTGTCGGAAGTGTTGGACGAATCGGCCAAGGCCGCGCTGGGTCGGCTTCTAGTGCGTGACGACACCCTGTCGCAATTGGCGGCGCTCAAGCAGGACGCCAAGGACTTTGGCTGGCGTCAGATGGCCCGCGAACGCGAAAAGCGCGCCACGCTGGAGCCGCTGCACCGGATCGCCAAGGCGCTGCTGCCCAAGCTCGGCGTCTCGCAGCAGAATCTGCTGTACTACGCCAGCCTGGCGAACTTCTACACCGTCCACGATCTACGCAACCTGAAGGCCGATCAGACCTACCTCTACCTGCTTTGCTATGCCTGGGTGCGCTACCGGCAGCTTTCCGACAACCTGGTCGATGCGATGGCCTACCACATGAAGCAGTTGGAGGACGAAAGCAGTGCGGGCGCAAAGCAATCCTTTGTCGCCGAGCAGGT
This genomic window from Thauera humireducens contains:
- a CDS encoding IS91 family transposase — protein: MDRPTLAGILRTHGSSYRSSHALSPTQARAWRAIVDCRTAALGGVRERCANCGAERHVWRSCRNRHCPQCQTRAKEAWRAARLREVLPVPYAHWVFTLPHALNPLAIRHPRWLYGALFDSAAATLLELAANPRWLGAVPGFSLVLHTWSQDLRMHLHVHALITCGGLDAEGRWRTPARGTRFLFPVQAASKVFRGKLLTRLDAAHRSGELADDPSAAPGAWQARRRALLAHDWVVYAKPPPGGPAQVLDYLARYTHRVALSNDRLLGCDAGQVRLRVRDNQTGGKRTVSLPTDTFIGRFLRHVLPAGFKRLRHYGLLACGHKRARLAAARVALQTPAPQPAVIEAAADFLARVSGEDPRCCPHCGVGRWHTVEIVMARRYDPPAPAPRCRDGPP
- a CDS encoding tyrosine-type recombinase/integrase; this encodes MSPLRQQMIDAMVLRGLARRTQQAYLSVVAQLAAHYHCSPDRLDAAQVKAWLLHRITERHLAYTTVNQAVCALKFFFDIVLGRTAEAITIPYAHTPQRQPEILSREELARLFEAAANLRTRTLLMTAYAAGLRVSEVCALRVADIDSAPDRMCIRVVAGKGGKDRYTLLSPSLLEALRVYWRICKPRDWLFPRTTDAARPFDVSSAQRAYYRARDRAGITKTGGIHTLRHAFATHLLEAGVDLATLAKLLGHGHLSTTQRYLHLARPGSIPHDSPLDLLRRL
- the folP gene encoding dihydropteroate synthase; its protein translation is MVTVFGILNLTEDSFFDESRRLDPAGAVTAAIEMLRVGSDVVDVGPAASHPDARPVSPADEIRRIAPLLDALSDQMHRVSIDSFQPETQRYALKRGVGYLNDIQGFPDPALYPDIAEADCRLVVMHSAQRDGIATRTGHLRPEDALDEIVRFFEARVSALRRSGVAADRLILDPGMDRRLVHGETADLAPTGFGQQVREAMDQRREHHIEQRDATRNRDGRIFYRRNLLATLREREVARAGAEMAEGKALPFRAAKDGESVSGKFTGTVQLTSGKFAIVEKSHEFTLVPWRPIIDRQLGREVAGIMQGGSVSWQLGRQRGLGL
- a CDS encoding quaternary ammonium compound efflux SMR transporter QacE delta 1, with translation MKGWLFLVIAIVGEVIATSALKSSEGFTKLAPSAVVIIGYGIAFYFLSLVLKSIPVGVAYAVWSGLGVVIITAIAWLLHGQKLDAWGFVGMGLIIAAFLLARSPSWKSLRRPTPW
- the ere(A) gene encoding EreA family erythromycin esterase gives rise to the protein MTWRTTRTLLQPQNLDFNEFEILTSVIEGARIVGIGEGAHFVAEFSLARASLIRYLVERHDFNAIGLECGAIQASRLSEWLNSTAGAHELERFSDTLTFSVYGSVLIWLKSYLRESGRKLQLVGIDLPNTLNPRDDLAQLAEIIQLIDHLMKPHVDMLTHLLASIDGQSAVISSAKWGELETARQEKAISGVTRLKLRLASLAPVLKKHVNSDLFRKASDRIESIEYTLETLRIMKTFFDGTSLEGDTSVRDSYMAGVVDGMVRANPDVKIILLAHNNHLQKTPVSFSGELTAVPMGQHLAERVNYRAIAFTHLGPTVPEMHFPSPDSPLGFSVVTTPADAIREDSMEQYVIDACGTENSCLTLTDAPMEAKRMRSQSASVKTKLSEAFDAIVCVPSAGKDSLVAL
- a CDS encoding IS6-like element IS6100 family transposase, producing the protein MTDFKWRHFQGDVILWAVRWYCRYPISYRDLEEMLAERGISVDHTTIYRWVQCYAPEMEKRLRWFWRRGFDPSWRLDETYVKVRGKWTYLYRAVDKRGDTIDFYLSPTRSAKAAKRFLGKALRGLKHWEKPATLNTDKAPSYGAAITELKREGKLDRETAHRQVKYLNNVIEADHGKLKILIKPVRGFKSIPTAYATIKGFEVMRALRKGQARPWCLQPGIRGEVRLVERAFGIGPSALTEAMGMLNHHFAAAA